Proteins found in one Drosophila innubila isolate TH190305 chromosome X, UK_Dinn_1.0, whole genome shotgun sequence genomic segment:
- the LOC117787618 gene encoding uncharacterized protein LOC117787618, producing the protein MLREVPQKRTGVSSSRLWMLPLLGLCVASFILRCDARAVNVSNTWTMPQEGLNVFYRFFRDRISWFEADAVCQFHHANLVTVDNSFQFDATRDLLRELDVNDIVWIGLMRPQNSDRFMWSNSRPLVVDTGYWAESLPLMDAPLCAVIDPIRDYRWHALRCGGPETASFLCEMPVPSWADACILKEMPNLTMQYMADTASIELIRNCQEEGLLRHTCRGKEDRERAIRELICPKERLEAQRINDITNSHFKSLQIINNIRTDNNENNDIELLPLVPNYGASAPKIEVATSAPAPVERFSLDKLMMADAPVSLSRYHILPDEVPMPVKKSAKKVNIHDEYAKKLLAQHKTQQEQQHEQQEQQEQLKRKVTAKPVSHLDMMMGDQPALSDEQLPEDVSDADVSNEIFEPLPHKKKILPQDLRTMSPIPEEVATTTTAAATPATTTVASSTHAPATTTTKATAPITTATTRATTEIHIVRATATAATATTTTATREAAATAAETEVETVADTTVVAATSKPFNSYTSNNKNNNNNYNPAPAPTTAAISPAASTVSIAHPIHPGQQQSRDEMPHPHIKETADNSHFIPPMLLVKSHYVPPTKHAEHAEHGEHIEHGEHKLQHVAKITTVATTATATTPAAATATATTSAQVNEETYTSSRLNVAAVAAVTTATVPDTTVTARKPSETPTPTTTASTTAASAGTTKETTTTTTAAETATKMLTTEAAHLLATTTTKQPTTSNENSLNATTTTATAATATATATATAATANAEMKGDAKLRLISESGRGEETQLEEQDDDEIDATGATTRRNFLQAETEAPFKPNRRRSLTKPETVSYFKKILG; encoded by the exons atgcTACGAGAGGTGCCACAAAAACGCACCGGTGTCAGCTCCAGCCGGCTATGGATGTTGCCGCTCCTGGGTCTATGCGTCGCCAGCTTCATCTTGCGCTGCGATGCACGTGCG GTGAACGTGAGCAACACCTGGACAATGCCACAGGAGGGTCTGAATGTGTTCTATCGATTCTTTCGTGATCGCATCTCCTGGTTCGAGGCTGACGCCGTCTGCCAGTTTCATCATGCCAATCTGGTGACAG TCGAcaacagttttcaatttgatgCAACGCGCGACCTGCTGAGGGAATTGGATGTGAACGACATCGTTTGGATTGGACTCATGCGACCGCAGAACTCGGATCGTTTTATGTGGTC CAACTCACGTCCTTTGGTGGTGGATACCGGCTACTGGGCTGAGTCCCTTCCACTGATGGATGCTCCACTCTGTGCTGTTATCGATCCCATACGCGATTATCGATGGCACGCGTTGCGTTGTGGCGGCCCGGAGACGGCCTCGTTTCTTTGTGAAATGCCTG TTCCTAGTTGGGCAGACGCATGCATACTGAAAGAGATGCCCAATCTGACCATGCAGTACATGGCCGATACGGCAAGCATCGAGTTGATCAGGAACTGTCAGGAGGAGGGTCTGCTGCGACACACATGTAGGGGCAAGGAG GATCGTGAACGCGCCATACGCGAGCTCATCTGTCCCAAGGAGCGTTTGGAGGCACAGCGCATCAACGACATCACCAACTCGCACTTCAAGTCGCTGCAAATCATCAACAACATACGCACCGACAACAATGAGAACAACGACATCGAACTGTTGCCGCTGGTGCCGAATTATGGTGCAAGTGCCCCTAAAATCGAAGTGGCCACATCTGCTCCAGCGCCCGTCGAACGCTTCAGCCTGGACAAGCTTATGATGGCGGATGCGCCAGTGTCACTCTCCCGTTACCATATACTACCAGACGAGGTGCCAATGCCGGTCAAGAAATCAGCCAAAAAAGTGAATATCCATGACGAGTATGCCAAGAAGTTGTTGGCCCAGCACAAGACCCAGCAGGAACAGCAGCatgagcagcaggagcagcaggagcagctgaAGCGCAAGGTGACCGCCAAGCCGGTGTCCCACTTGGATATGATGATGGGCGATCAGCCAGCGTTGAGTGACGAACAGCTGCCGGAGGATGTCAGCGATGCTGATGTTTCCAATGAAATCTTTGAGCCGTTGCCTCACAAAAAGAAGATATTGCCTCAGGATTTGAGGACCATGTCGCCAATACCTGAGgaagtagcaacaacaacaacagcggcg gcaacaccagcaacaacaacagtcgccAGCAGCACGCATGCGcccgcaacaacaacgacaaaagcAACGGCACCAATAACGACCGCAACAACACGTGCAACAACTGAAATTCACATTGTtcgtgcaacagcaacagcagcaacagccacaacaacaacagcaacacgagaagcagcagcaacggcagcggaaacggaagtggAAACGGTAGCAGATACAACAGTTGTTGCCGCAACCAGCAAACCCTTCAATTCCtataccagcaacaacaagaacaacaacaacaactacaacccGGCACCGGCaccaaccacagcagcaataTCACCGGCAGCGTCGACGGTCAGTATCGCACATCCTATACATCCGGGACAGCAGCAGTCGCGGGACGAAATGCCCCATCCACACATTAAGGAAACGGCGGACAACTCGCATTTTATTCCGCCAATGCTTCTAGTCAAATCACACTATGTGCCGCCAACCAAACACGCTGAGCATGCTGAGCACGGCGAGCATATCGAGCACGGGGAACATAAGTTGCAGCACGTCGCCAAGAtaacaacagtagcaacaacagcaacagcaacaacaccagcagctgcaactgcaactgcaacaacaagtgcaCAGGTGAATGAGGAAACGTACACGTCGAGTCGActcaatgttgctgctgtcgctgctgtgacaacagcaacagtgccAGACACAACTGTAACTGCAAGAAAGCCAAGTgaaacaccaacaccaacaacaacagcatcaacaacagcagcatcagcaggcACAACAAAG gaaacaacaacaacaacaacagcagctgaaacagcaacaaaaatgctGACCACTGAGGCAGCACATCTGCTGGCAACGACCACAACAAAGCAGCCAACAACATCTAATGAAAACAGTTTAaatgcaaccacaacaacagcaacagcagcaacagcaacagcaacagcaacagcaacagcagcaacagcaaatgctGAAATGAAAGGCGATGCCAAGTTGCGGCTGATAAGTGAGAGTGGGCGTGGTGAGGAGACGCAGCTGGAGGAGCAGGATGATGATGAAATTGATGCAACGGGCGCGACAACACGACGAAACTTCCTACAGGCGGAAACTGAGGCGCCATTTAAGCCAAATCGACGACGCTCTCTAACAAAACCGGAAACTGTTAGCTATTTCAAGAAGATCTTGGGCTAA